The Candidatus Nitrosocaldus cavascurensis genome segment TGCTTACAACATCTGAGAGCTTGCTGTGAGCCTCAACAACAGCTACATCAACAAGCCCTGACCTTATCTGCATGAACCCAGTTATCAACCCATATAGCCCATCTGCAGCAACTGTGCATAATGGTCTTAGCACAGCACCAAGTTGGTCTGGCATATACTCATCTGATATCATGTTGCCTTCCCAGAAGTCCTCCGTGCAGCATATGAAACTTATTCTATCCTCCTTCCTAACTATGATGCCTGCATCCTCATACGCCATCCTTGCAGCAAGGAACATGAGCTCCTTGTAGGAGTAGCGTGTTGTGCTAGTGCTAGTGTTAGTATTAGTAGTATCTGAATTGGATGGATGATCTTTGGTTGATGCCCTCTCAGCAAAACCAGCATAGCCTATACCAACTATCCCTACCCTCTCCCCTTTAGGTATGATATCCATCACCTCTATAATCATCAGTAAAGATCATCCTCATCACCATCCTTTAAGTTGAAGATCGTGCATCTACCCATATAACACCCCATAGAAGGTGCTCAGAGCGGTACCAACTGCCTCATAGCCAATCTAGCATAGATCTTGTTATACTCACCATCCTTGAACAATGTGTAGAGCTCGTCCATGAACTTGATCACCTTATCCTTACCTTCACCATCTAGAGTGATGAGGTTCATTGCTGCCCTTAGTGATGCCTTTGTTATCCTATGATCAGTGTATGCCAATGCATCATCCATCTCCAACCCCTTCCTTACAACATACTCAACTAGAGTGTTGAATATATCGATGTTCCTTGCCCTAACATGTGCAAAGCCCCTTATGTACTGTGCATAATCTGCAACCATACATGCAAGTTCATAATCTATCATGGCTAGATCCTTAACCACTCTTGTGAAGTGCTCAACGAACTCCATCTCCTTGTTGTACCTTACAGAGTGCTTGTGCATGAACGAGAGCTTCCAGAGTAACCAGAGTCTGATATAACCTCCTATGCTTGTTAGGTCTATTGAGATGGGTTTACCATCGTACCTCCTCCTCTCTATATACTCTGGCCATGAAGGGATCAACCTGCATATCGTATCATGGATGCGTTTTGGTACCATACCATACATCTCCTCAACGTTTGGTTGTAGCAGTGCCTCAACCTTAACTATAACATCCTTTCCCTTGCCATATGCATCTCTATAATGGAGTGTATCTGTTATAACCTTCCTTGACTTTATCCTTGCAACCTCAAATGGTCCCTCCCATCTCATCAATCTTCCAGCAAGGTGCATTGCATATATCCTACTAAGCCTGAACGTACCATCGCCCCTCTCCCTATCTATGTTAATAATAGCCAGCACCATCCTCATGTACCTATCTGCATGGTGCCAGCCCTCGAACTCTACAAGTTGCCCTATACCTTCAGCAATTATCTTGATGAGAGTATCTGGTATACTTCTATCGTTATTACTACTATCATTATTGTTGTTGTTAGCACTCAACCTCTTGATCAACTCTACATACCTATCAGCATCCCTCTTACCCCTTGAGAGCATAACCCTTCTATGGTTCCTAGAGAGTATCTCTTCCATACTCTGCTCAGTTATATCTGTGGTATCTGCAGTTACCTCCCTCTTCTTCCTCATCATCATAACCCCAGCATCTCTGTTGCTATCCTCCAACAACATCATCATGATATGCTTATAACCTATCTTGAATGCTTCTATGTTATCATCCATGACTTTACCAGAGAACCTCTCCTCTATAGCATCTATATATGAGTCCTTGCTTATTGGTAGTGCATTTGATGCTGCAAGAGCACCTAGTAGTATGGTATTTGCATACACAGGCTTCATACCATGTGCAAGTGCAAGTTCATGTGCATCTATACCAAGATATCGCCCAACTAGCCTCTTGAGCACTGCTATCTGCTCATCTACAGGGATCAGGTTCTTTGTTATGGGCATCTTCTCAACGGTTGTTAAAAACCTATGCTCATTGACTATTGCTGTAGAGTCAGCCTTGAGTAGACCATCACCTGCAAACCTAACAGCCTCTGCAAGCTCTTGCGCTACCATAACATCAACACTAGCGGTATGAAACCTCTCAGCAATTACCACCCTCTCAGGCAACTCAAACTCGAGTGGGGATACAAAGGCTACAGCACTATACACGGAGCCATTCCTCTGTGCAAGCCCTGGTATCATGTACCTATACTCGAGGTCTGTCCTATATGCTATCCTATCAAGCATGCCATTCTCCTTTGCAATCCTCTCCCTCTCTATAATCACTGCCCTGTATAGTACCTCGCTTATCGTGCCTCCACCCTGACCTCCAACAGATGGTACAAGCACTCTATACACCCTTAGCCTGCTACTGAGCATCGTATCTCACCCTAGATGCCACCTCCTACACCATCTTGCCTCCCCATCATCCCCTTCTCACCCCTACTCTCTACCTTCCATCCATCCACCTTTGCTCCTCTCCCCATAAGCATCCTTATAGCATACATATTCAGTCTATGCATGAACCTCTCCCACCTTGTTGGGTTATACACTATCCTTACCCTGTAGGTTGATGGACAGAGCCCAAATATGCTGGTTATACCACATATACCACAACCAGTGCATGTATCCTCAGTCTGCTTTATGTAACCTGTCCTCAATGGGTTTGGGTTCTTGACCATGGTTACACTTGGACAACCAGAGTACTTCTCACATGGGAAGCAGCCAGAGCATATCTCCTCATCTATCCTGTACTTGACCTGCTCAACCCTCCTCCCTTTATCTATCATGCTCTCAATTACTGGTTGCTCCCTCCTCATCCTTGCTAGTGTACACTCACCATCACATATTATGACACGTACACCCTTCTCTACCATATATGCCTCGAGCATAGTCTCAAGCGTGCTATAGAAGTCGAATGGGTTTACTCTCCTTATCCATCTTACCCCATGTGCCCTTAGTATAGACTCTATACTTGCTCTTGTTGGGAACTCTCCAGCATAGTTCATGCTTAAAGGTTCTCCTTGGGTTGTTGCAGTAGTAGTGCTATGGACCTTGCTTGCAGGGTTTGGCTGGTGCCCTGTCATTGCTGTCCAGTAGTTCTCAAATATGATGAAGATTATGTTAACATCGCTATCATTGCTTATGTTATATAGTAGGTTATCAACATTAGTTACCCCTCTATGGAAGAACGTACCATCGCCCATTACTGCTATAACCCTCCTCTTGTATAACTTTGATAACCCAAGTGCAGAGTCAAGGGAGGTCCCCATACCTGTAAATGTATCTGATGCCTCAAATGGAGGTAGACGTGCCATTGTGTAGCACCCGCTATCCCCAGTGTATATACTCCTCCCAAAACGTTCATCAAGCCATCTTATTGCAGTGAATATAGGCCTCTCTGGGCAGCCAGTGCAGAACGTTGGGTTCCTTGCAACCCTCACCTTAAGCGTGCTCCTTATAGCCCTCTCCTTATGCTTCATGATCTCTGAGAGCCTCTCCCTAGGCATGGTATAGTAAGGTTCTACAAGCGAGAGCATCCTAGACAATGATTCAAGCAGTGCATCAACATCCAATGCACCTGTAGGTGGTATGAACCCTCCATTGCTCATCTTGCCATATACCTTGCTGTTGATACCTGCAGCATGTAGTATGCTCCTTATACTCTCCTCTATGTAGAATGGTGCTCCCTCCTCCACTATAAAGAGCATCTCCTTGTCAGCAGCAAACCTTATGATCTCCTCTGGCACTATAGGATAAACAACGTTAAGGTTGAGTAGATCGTATACACAACTCCCACTCACATCTGCCCTACCAAGTTCATACATGGCTGTTATAAAAGAGTTGAATATTCCACCATGGGTTATGAACCCTATATTGCTACCCTTGCTACTACTGATGCTATTTCTACTACCACTCTTCTCTTCTCTGCTATCACCAATTATGTAGTCGTTAAGCCTATTGCTTGCTATGTAATCCATAGCCCTGGGTATCCTCTCACTGTACTTCTCTACCGCATGCAACTTTGCGGTATCTGTTAACGTATACCTGCTCAGATCTGGCTCCCATATGCTCTTCCTATCCTTAACGCTTACCTCTGGCCTCTTTATATCATCCTCACATACTATAGAGCCTATGCAGTTTGCTGCCATTGGTCTTAGAAGTAGCATAACTGGCATGTTTGAGTACTCTGAGAGCCTGAATGCATGCTTTGCTAGCCTGTATACATGCATTGGGCTCCCTATAGGGTCTATAACTGGGATAGCAAACCCCTTGCCGTACATGTAGCTCTTCATCTCAACTGTAGTACTCTCAGTCTCATAATCCTCCCCAACCACTATCACAGCGGAGCCCACTGTACCAGATGAGGTTATGTGAGCAAGTACATCTGCAGCAACATTGGTCCCAACAACCTTCCAGTTAACAAACCCATGTATCCTATCGTACACTGATGCAAGTAACTTTGTTGCAGCAGATGCCTCGTTGGTTGATGACTCGAAGAATATGCCTAGATCCTTCAGTAACGTGCTTGACTCTGATAGCATATCTATTAGGTCTGCTGTTGGTGCACCAGGATAGCCAGCAGCATAACTTATCCCTGACTCTAACGCTGCCCTTATTATTGCTAGAGGAGCGTCAACAACTATACGCTCCCCCTTCCTTGCTAGTAGTAGATCTAGTGTATCCCTCCTCTTCCTTATCCTATCCTCAGCACCCTTAGGAGGGATGTACCTCTCTCTTGTTATCATAAAATATTTACGTTAACCCCATTCATTAACGTTACCTTTAATAATGTATAATCTATCTATTGGATGCTAGATTGATCTACTATCTAACTCCAATCCATGCTTTAGTGTAAGTATTACATGTTATAATTATATAAATGAAAAATAGAAAGGTAAATAGATGGTAACCAGTTGGTATGACATAAGATGTGATGTGCCCAAAAAGGTTAATACATAATCTAGGTATCTAGATATAGATGACACTCTTCAAGCAAGAGTTAAGGCAGGCTTTGAGCATCTTCTATCAGCCAAAGAGTGATCATGCACTACAACTGCTAGAGTCTCTAGGCGATATTATGGAGAGGTATGTGATGCCAGATGCAAGGAGGATAGATGCCGAAGGGGTATTCCCAATTGAGAGTGTTAAGAGGCTCTCAGATCATGGGTTTTGTAAGATCCCATTCAAGGCAAGGTATGGAGGGTTTGAACTACCATACCCAATATACATCTCTGCTCTAGAGATGCTTGGTATGGCATGTGCAAGCACTGGGCTCTCACTTGCAATACACTGTACGGTATGCTCTGGCATAGAGATGTTTGGTAACGAGGAGCAGAAGGAGAGGTATCTGAAGCCACTCATAGATGGTAGGATGCTAGGGGCATTTGCATTAACTGAGCCTGAGGCTGGTTCAGATGCAAAAGCAGTAAAGACAAGGGCTAGGCTTGATGGTGATGGTAAGAACAGCAACTACTACATAATAGATGGGAGGAAGAGGTTCATAACAAATGGGGGTGTTGCAGATGTATACTTTGTATTTGCTGTAACAGATAATGGATACTCTCTCTTCCTAGTTGATAAGGATAGCCCTGGCTTAAAGGTTGGTAGATGTATGGATAAGATGGGTGTTAGAGGTTCTCCCCTAGTGGAGTTGCAGTTAGATGAGTGTATGGTTCCAAGGGAGAACCTAGTGGGAGAGGAGGGTAAAGGCTACCATTATGCCATGGAGATGCTTCATACTGGTAGGATTGGGATAGCAGCACTCTCCGTTGGTATAGCACAGATAGCATTCGAGAAGTCGCTAGAGTATAGCAAGAGGAGGCAAGCATTCGGTAAGCCAATAGCAGAGTTTCAGATGATAAGAGAGAAGCTTGCAGATATGCATATGATGATCTCTGCAGCAAGGTATCTAACCTTAAGTGCAGCATGGGCTAAGCATAATGGGTTAGATGATTATGCATTGAAGGCTGCAGAGGCAAAGCTCTTTGCATCTGAGACAGCAAAGATGGTGAGTGATGAGGCAATACAGATACATGGCGCATATGGGTATGTTGATGAGTTCGATGTTAATAGGCACTGGAGGGATGCAAGGATGATGAGTATAGGGGAAGGTACATCGGAGATAATGAGGCTTATAATATCACATAGACTATTAAGGAGATCAGACGAATCTGATTCATGATTATCATGATGATCATGAAGAAGAATAATACTTGAATGAAGATGCCATGCTTATCAATAATAAATAATATAATATAATATAAATATAACATTAATCCATAGCCACTAATGACAATATCTACAATGTATGCTACACCAAACTAAATTGAATTAAATCAGCCCCATAATATTGATGGTATGGAGATCCGTAATGAGTTAGCTCCTGTTTAACATCATAATAGTATGATCAATAAAGCAATCTAAATAGTTAACATATAATCAGCCAGCCTTGCATCTCTTGCATCTCTAATAAGCATACAAAGATAGATCACTCAACCAACGCTAATACCTGCCTTTATACATGACATGAACATATCTGCAGCGTCCTCTGTAACCTTCTGTATGAGAGACCTTGGTACGGTCCTGAGCAACCCATGTGTATCAGCAACAACACTTGCTATCAAACAATCCTGCATAAATGAGATCATAAGCATGGCATCGAACGATGAGCCTATAGATGAACCCTTAACCTTTACCTTTAACTGTTTCATATCCTCATCTATGCTTAATATCTCACTCTCTATGCTTAGCCTCCCCCTTATGAATGAGTATGGTGGCTTTACCTTAGCCTTGAGTATAGAGCCCTCAACATACACATCCTCTGCATGAGGTATACATCTTGCTATCCTCTGTACATCCTTCAATCTACTCCAGAGTGTATTGGGCTCTATACCATCAAATGCATACCTCCTCTCCAACTCTATATGCACAAAATATATAATTGCAAGGGTTAGAAAAGTATTGTGGAGGCTGATAGACTTAGGGAGGATGTTGATAAGTTCTGTAGAGAACTCAGACCTATAGAGGATCTAGCATACCTTGAGAGGAAGCATAACGATATGCTCATACCTTTAGCAAAGAAGTACAATCTACTAGGCATGATAGTGTCAAGGGATTATGGTGGCAGGGATGCAGATAACATAACATACATAAAGGCACTAGAGCGTATAGGCATGGAAGGGAGTGGCATAAGATCCTTCTTCTCAGTGCATACATCACTTGCGCAGAGGCTATTGATGCGTTATGGTAGTGAAGAGCAGAAGGAGCGTTACCTGAAGCCATCTGCTAGAGGGGATAAGATATTTGCATTTGCATTGACAGAGCCAGATGCTGGTAGCAACCCTCTTGAGATGAAGACAACATACCATAGCGTTGAGGATGTAGATGGGCATTATTATCTGCTCAATGGCACAAAGTACTTGATAACAAACGCTACTATAGCTGATGCAATTATAGTATTTGCAAAGGATAGTAGTAACAGCATGAGGATGAGTGCATTCATAGTTGATGCTGACAGGGAAGGGATAGAGAGGGAACCTCTAGTTGCAAAGATGGGTACACCAACAACAGATACAGGCATGTTTGAACTCAAGGACTACAAAGTGCCTAGAGGTAATCTGATTGGTAAGGAGGGTGAAGGATGGAAGATAGCAAAGGAGGCACTCATAGATGGTAGGCTGAGTGTTGCTGCTGGATGTGTTGGGAGCATAAAAGACTGCCTTATAGAGGCAGTAAGGTATGCTAAGGAGAGGGTACAGTATGGGAAGCCTATAGGGAAGCACCAACTGGTGCAGGAGCATATAGCTATGATAGAGCTTGATTATAAAGCAGCAAGGAGCATGGTAAGGCATGCTCTCCTAATGAAGGAGAGATGGGATAGAGAGCCAGGTGATGAGGTAAAGAAGAGGGCAGCAGATCTTGCTGTTGCTGAAGCAAAATTGTTTGCTGTTAATGCTGCATACGATGCTGCCGATAGAGCATTGCAGATATATGGAGGAAGAGGATGGTCATACCTGTATAGACCAGCAAGGCACCTTGTAGATAACAGGGTATGCAGGATATATGAAGGCACAGATGAGATACTCAAGTTGAAGATTGCATCAAGTTTATTGGGCAAGGATTATAGGGCATATGGATGATGAGTTGCTGCTGATAGATCATATTGAAAGATGGAATTAAACATCTCAACAATGATGAAGAAAGAAGAGAGAGGAAGGGAGAAATGAGAGAGGAAAGGATGAAGGAAGGAGAAGCGTTGAGAGCTAGCATGATGAGCATGATACATGATGTGAATCAACTAACTCAAGCCCCATGAGCATATCCTTCCTAACTCTATGATCCACATCCAAACCTTAAATAGCCTCCTTGAGCACCCTTATGCTCTCCCTCTCTTGGATGGAATCATCCAAGAGATCGATCAGTTCACTATTTTTATCTCCAAGCAAATATTAAATAATAATACCAATAATATAATATAATGTTAAGTTACAATACTAGATGGTTTGATGAATTCATAGGACTAGGTTATAGCCTTCGCCAAGTATATCCATGTATACTTTTATTATTCAACGATAAAAAGAGGTTAAAGGAGGCATGGGACAAGATTATCAAATTGTGGCCAGATGATGAGATAAAGATAAGGTTTGTAGAGGTTGGGGTTAAGATAAAAGATGGTGATGATGGTATGAGAGAAGAGGAGGTTAAGACGGATGGGGTAGATGAGGGTAGAGATTATAAGAGGGATGAGGTTCATAGCATAGGTAATAAGGAGAAGGGTAAGAAATATGCATTTATAATGTATTGCAGATCAAGAATACTCCAGAATACATGGGTATTCCTCAAGTTACTTGATATATCAGATAACTATAGGAGGTTAAAGGCTGAGTATGATGGGAAGTTGTACGTAGATCTAGCATTGTGTATCACAAAGGGTGAGTCCTATGAACTAGAGATATTCAAGTACAGGAAGAGCGTAAGTGATGTAGCATTCCTATATGGTGGTGTTGATATACTATATAAAGTAGAGGAGAGAGTAGATAGGAAGAGTGGAGAGGGTTATGTGAAGAGTAGTGATGTAAAGGTAGGGAATGAAGATAAACAACCTACAAAAGATTATAATTATTATAATAGTAGTAGTGACGATGATGATAAAGATTATGATACTAACATAGTGAGAGAAGCCATGAAGATCCTTAGCTCATATCTGTAGCCTTTATCATCAATAATACCTTACTTATGCACTCTTCATCAATCTTCCATCCTTTATCATCTATAAGCATTTATCAACCTTATCCATGGTTCCCAACTTATATCATAGAAGAGCAGTGGTTGCCTTATAGGGTAGCTTGTTATGCTCTCTGCAATACCATAATCGTATGTCTTGCTCTTGCCATCATTGGTGATGAATGTTACCCTAAGGAACTTGGATCTCCTTACCTTCACCTCTCTTACATCTATTATTGAGATTAATGGTATCAATACACTATCTTTCTCATTGGATATATCCTCATCGAGGTCCCTCTCAGAGTAGCCCTTTATATTAGATACCTTAACTATCCTCTCATCAAGATCTATATACCTACTAATCTCATCCCTTGTAACTACCATACGCTTTGCTACAAATACAAGACTCTTATTGGTCATAGCAAGGATCCCCTCCTTACTCCTCTTCAACAATCCCAATAGCCCAGTCTCATTCAACCATACCTTTGGTAGTATGGCTATTATATGCTCATCATCATCAAGATTAACCCTCATCATCTCCTCCTCTATACAAATATCCTCTTCTAAATACACACATCTCCTACCTATACAGCATCTACTAACTGCACTACTGCAACACTGGAATCTCTACTCTTACTGCTTCTCTGCTGGCGAGTCTGTGGTCTTCTCACCATACTCTTTTGAGGATTCGTACGTGAAGCCATATGTACCAGCATGTAAACCCATGGCTATCCTCCTGTATCTATAAGCTCTTTCAGCGAATTGTATAGCAGTTACTATACCTAATGCTACCATCGCCGCTATGAATATTGCTATACCTGCTTCGGCCATAGAATCTATCTGGTTAAGAAAGTTAATATATTTTTATTATTCTTTAACATGTTAGATGTAAATTAACCATATTCATTGAATTCAGGCTAGTATTGTAAAGATCAATTGTTATGGTACTTTTTATTTCTGGTATTAAATGAAAAATATATTCATCCATTAATTCATCTATTTCTGCCTCCTCCTCTTCTCCTCTCCCCTCCCCCCTTCTTATCTCTATCCTTGTCTTTGCGTCTGAAGAACCTATCATATCCCCATCTAGTCACTGCAAATACTCCTATAGCAAAGAATAAACCTCCTATGTATATGAAGAGTAGGTTACCTGTAGATACACCCCACAAGAAGCCTAGTGTAGCGCTAACAAACTGGGATACGATGAATACCATCCATCTATCCATAGCCACTCATCATAATCAGATCACTAAAACAAAGTAAATAAAAACAAAGATGCATTTTAATCGGTAACCTATTATCATCTCCATCATTGTCATCATCAGCATCTTCATTTATCTAGTATCCACATTTAGGCTAAACAAGCAGCCTACTCCTCTGCATACGCCTTCTCTCCTACCTGTGCTATATCAAGCCCGATCTCCTCTTCTCTAGGCGTGACCCTTACTCCTCCAGGCCATATTACATCCTGTATCTTCCATATTAGTAAGGTTATACCAAATGCCCATGCTGCTGCAGCAGCTGCACCTGCTGCATTCTCAGCAAGCTGCATTGGGTTGCCAAAGAATATACCATCATCACCTACTGGGTTTATACGCTTCTCAGCAAACGTACCTGTTAAGAGTGCACCAACAACACCACCCATACCATGTATAGGCCATGTATCAAGGGCATCATCTATCCTGCCTCTATTCTTTATAAGAAGGCAGTAGAAGCATATGGTCCCTGCAGCAAAGCCTATTATTATAGATGCCCATGTACCTACAAAGCCTGAGGCTGGGGTTATAGCTACTAGACCTGCTATAGCACCACTTGCAGCACCAACAGCACTGGTCTTCCCAGTATGTGCCCAGCTCAGGAACATCCACCATAGTGCAGCAACTGCAGTTGCAACGTTTGTATTCTGGAATGCTTGGCTCTCAAGTGCACCAGCTGCCCCTGCACTTCCAGGGTTGAATCCAAACCATCCAAACCATAGAAGGGTTGCTCCAAGTAGTACGAATGGTATTGAGTGTGGTGTGAATGGAACCTTCCCATAGCCTATCCTCCTACCAATATACATTGCAGATGCTAGACCAGCAAAGCCAGATGTTATGTGTATAACAGTGCCTCCAGCAAAGTCAAGTGCACCTAGTGCTGCTAACCAACCAATGGATGTTCCTTGACTTCCCAGTGACCAGTTCCAGTGCCCAACGAAGTCATATACGAACGTACTCCATAGCACTACATGTATCATGAATGCACTCATCTTTACCCTATCTGCATATCCTGCAACTGCTAGTGCAGGTGTTATAGCTGCGAACATCAACTGGAACATCACAAATGCTATATGGGGTATGCTTGGAGCATATACATCTGCTGGTGCATTATGTAGTACGTTGTTGAGCCCTACCCAATCAAACGAACCTATGAACCCATGTCCTGTAGCATCAGGCCCAAATGTGAGTGAGTATCCCCATATCACCCATTGTATGCTTACTATTGCATATACCAAGAATGCTTGAAGTATAACTGTAGCAGCATTCTTCCTCCTAGTCAAACCTCCATATAGGAAGCCTACTCCTCCAGGGGTCATTATCATGACTAGGGCAGCTGCTGTGTACATGAATGCTGTATCCCCAGGATCTATACATGGCAGAGGGTTACCAGAGCAATGATACTCTGTTATCTCCTCAGGCTTGGGGAGGCGCAGTTCACCGAACTGTCCAAACACTTGATTCATACTTAAGCCTACAATCAATGGTACTGCAACTGCTGTAATGAGTAGCACTCTCTTGATTAAAGATATCCTATTCATTAGATTTATAACCAGAATATATTATAAATGATTTTTTCATTTTTATGCAAGTAACTATGATAATAAATATAATCATCATCAGAATATAATATTATAATAAAGAAGTGTTAAGAAACTATCATAGAATGTTTCCTAATAGTATATTTGAAGATCGTCAAAGAAAGCACTAGTATTACTTCTAGCCCATAACCCTACCATACCACTCATGTAGTGCTGATCATACCTCTTTAGGAGAGGTTCACCATCAAGATAGCCTACTATGGCTTGTGTTGATACATGTGCTGTTATATGGTACCATCTATCATTCTCTATACTTACCGATGCATCCTGTAAGCATAGCAGTCTTCCAGGGTCCATCCTGCAGAGTGAGAACCTATCATTTGCTGCATCTATCATGAGGACAAAATAATGTGAAGAGTCTATGAACCTGAATACTAGACCAGCACTTCCATTGCCTGTCATCTTCACATTAACACTTGCTTTAAAGTTGCTGTAAACCCCTTCAGAGTTTATCAGCAGGGAGTAGAGGTAAAATGATGTATCAGCATTGGTATCTGTATCACTACCATCATCGTTACTACTACTGCTGCTATTATCACTAGCATTATCACCATCCTTGCCACTTGAATGCATGATCACATTTGGCTTAGAGTACGCAAGATCATGATCTGCTACTATACTCCAATGCTTATCTGCTGAAGAGAAGCCCTCTGGTATGACCCCTTTTGCATATGAGTCAAAACTCCATGCTCTACTATTCTTGTATGTTCCAGTCTCCTTGGCATAATACACTACTATTGTAATTGCAATTACTGCTATACCTATAACTACAATGTACCTCCTCCTTCTCTCCCTCCTCTCTTTCTCCTTCATCCTCTTCATCCTTAAAGACATGCACCAGACCTCCTACCACAGACCATCATAGCATGCTGCTACCAGACCTTCTCCTCTCTACTCCCTTGCTTCCTTAACTCACTCCATCTACCCCTTGACCAGAAGCCAATCCTTTCCTTATCCTCTGATGGGTAGTAACATAGTTCATTGTATGGGCATGTACTACACATGTTGGATGGCTCAACCACTGGCACTACACCGTTCTTAAGCAGTGTATGCAGTATCCTAACCCTTCGTATAGTCTCTTTATAAAGCGCCTCATTCTTTGGTACTATGAACTCTACCTCATTGCCATCGTTATCAAAGTACGCTATCACCCCTTCCTCCTTGTTGAATATGTGTAGATACGCATTCATCTGCATGAAGTGCTCTGCATATGGGATCTCTGGTAACTCCTTAACTATTCTAAACATCACAACACAGTCATCCTCAACCCTATCTGCAGTGCCTACAAGTCTTATCTTCACATTTTTGCCATAGTTATCATCACTGCTCTCTATGCTCACCTCACCCCTAACGGGCTTTGCAAATGTGTTCAGTATACCTCTCTGTATTATAACCTCAAGCATCTGCTTCTGTGTA includes the following:
- a CDS encoding ammonium transporter; this encodes MNRISLIKRVLLITAVAVPLIVGLSMNQVFGQFGELRLPKPEEITEYHCSGNPLPCIDPGDTAFMYTAAALVMIMTPGGVGFLYGGLTRRKNAATVILQAFLVYAIVSIQWVIWGYSLTFGPDATGHGFIGSFDWVGLNNVLHNAPADVYAPSIPHIAFVMFQLMFAAITPALAVAGYADRVKMSAFMIHVVLWSTFVYDFVGHWNWSLGSQGTSIGWLAALGALDFAGGTVIHITSGFAGLASAMYIGRRIGYGKVPFTPHSIPFVLLGATLLWFGWFGFNPGSAGAAGALESQAFQNTNVATAVAALWWMFLSWAHTGKTSAVGAASGAIAGLVAITPASGFVGTWASIIIGFAAGTICFYCLLIKNRGRIDDALDTWPIHGMGGVVGALLTGTFAEKRINPVGDDGIFFGNPMQLAENAAGAAAAAAWAFGITLLIWKIQDVIWPGGVRVTPREEEIGLDIAQVGEKAYAEE
- a CDS encoding CRISPR-associated protein Cas4; protein product: MKREIISDIYDMIRKGIENYRAATDVVTKTDIYDIIEDTFNSLLKVEDDAISVEEVSRCLREAYFERKSPMERTQKQMLEVIIQRGILNTFAKPVRGEVSIESSDDNYGKNVKIRLVGTADRVEDDCVVMFRIVKELPEIPYAEHFMQMNAYLHIFNKEEGVIAYFDNDGNEVEFIVPKNEALYKETIRRVRILHTLLKNGVVPVVEPSNMCSTCPYNELCYYPSEDKERIGFWSRGRWSELRKQGSREEKVW